In Crinalium epipsammum PCC 9333, the following are encoded in one genomic region:
- a CDS encoding glycosyltransferase family 4 protein produces MMKFGSLGVFYILTRKPNDQTIPGVDPQHHYNWVEPQLSLWEKLELRFWWLRPRKFSRTIGRYTKAAAQELERVLAEFQPDLVLADIRAYEYAPIIKRYGCRFILEEHNVEVIVREGHYSAYYALENRKLTIKEKIERSLDLSRTKQAESDLLDQATQVWTFSDVDDKLLQDLYGQVSHARVIPNGINVTHYDAVRLGKCSLPEGLSKKQWYLLYSGQFTYPPNVQAVEILIDQIYPRLRQIYPDCRLLVVGHSPTQRMKDAAKRDSGIIVTGEVPDVRPYLAAASVMVVPLRHGSGTRLKILEAFASGCPVVSTAKGAEGLKVKDGEHLLIREEIEAIIEGVCQLWSDPSLGQKLANSAYELVKAEYSWSAIGQKVESAIQELF; encoded by the coding sequence ATGATGAAGTTTGGCTCCCTTGGTGTTTTTTATATTCTTACGAGGAAACCTAACGACCAAACGATTCCTGGTGTTGACCCACAACATCATTACAACTGGGTTGAGCCACAGCTTTCACTCTGGGAAAAGTTGGAACTTCGGTTTTGGTGGCTGCGCCCCCGTAAATTTTCCCGTACAATTGGGCGGTATACGAAGGCGGCTGCCCAAGAGTTAGAGAGAGTCCTCGCAGAATTTCAGCCTGATTTGGTGCTAGCAGACATCCGAGCGTATGAATATGCGCCTATAATCAAGCGTTATGGATGTCGCTTTATCTTAGAAGAGCACAACGTAGAAGTGATTGTGAGAGAGGGACATTACTCGGCATATTATGCACTTGAGAACCGAAAGTTAACGATTAAGGAGAAGATTGAGCGTTCTCTTGACCTTTCCCGAACCAAGCAAGCTGAAAGTGACTTGCTTGACCAAGCTACTCAAGTCTGGACATTCAGCGATGTGGATGACAAACTGCTACAGGATTTATACGGGCAAGTCTCGCACGCACGGGTGATTCCCAATGGGATTAATGTCACACACTACGACGCCGTCCGCTTGGGTAAATGCAGTCTGCCCGAGGGATTGTCGAAAAAACAGTGGTATTTACTTTATTCTGGTCAATTTACATATCCTCCGAATGTCCAGGCTGTTGAGATCCTGATCGACCAAATTTATCCGCGACTACGGCAAATTTACCCAGATTGCCGTCTATTAGTCGTGGGGCATTCCCCGACTCAACGGATGAAAGACGCTGCCAAACGAGATTCTGGAATTATCGTCACTGGAGAAGTTCCAGATGTTCGTCCTTATCTGGCTGCTGCCAGTGTGATGGTTGTACCGTTACGTCACGGTAGTGGTACTCGCCTGAAAATCCTGGAAGCCTTTGCATCTGGCTGTCCTGTGGTTAGTACCGCCAAGGGCGCTGAGGGATTGAAAGTCAAAGATGGGGAACACCTGCTGATTAGGGAGGAGATTGAAGCGATTATAGAAGGAGTGTGTCAGCTTTGGTCAGATCCTTCATTAGGACAAAAACTTGCTAACTCTGCTTATGAACTGGTAAAAGCTGAATATTCTTGGTCAGCAATTGGACAGAAGGTGGAGTCGGCAATTCAAGAACTGTTCTGA